In one Dermatophilaceae bacterium Sec6.4 genomic region, the following are encoded:
- the murF gene encoding UDP-N-acetylmuramoyl-tripeptide--D-alanyl-D-alanine ligase, which yields MIPLRLSRIAQIVDGTIEFASNSGTAEEGRRAQDVLIDGPVVTDSRAAQPGSLYVARVGEHADGHLYAGAARDMGAVAMLGTRAVDELPTIVVPDVQEAFATLAHHVVGEVPGLNIIGITGSSGKTSTKDMLGQVLAADGPTVAPEGSFNSEVGVPLTACRVDLSTRHLVVEMGASGVGHIAYLTRITPPRIGIVLNVGHAHVGAFGSVEAIADTKAALVQALPADGVAVLNHDDALVSAMAQRTRARVVTVGCGEGADYRAVDIELDDVGRATFTVVTASTSSTVSLPVHGVHQVGNALAVLAAAVESGVGLPDAIRSLGQARAIARWRMEVRLLAGGITSINDAYNANPESMAAALVALAQMGGPDRSRRTVAVLGAMRELGSAGDAAHRGVGMRAGVEGVDLVIAVGTEAAPIADGAEKSGVSTLRVGDVDEAFELLTQQLRDGDVVLFKSSRDSGLRYLGDRIVEHFKVEGAT from the coding sequence ATGATTCCGCTCCGCCTCAGTCGCATTGCACAGATCGTCGACGGCACCATCGAGTTCGCCTCGAACTCCGGCACCGCGGAGGAGGGCCGACGGGCGCAGGACGTGCTGATCGACGGTCCGGTGGTCACCGACTCGCGTGCCGCGCAGCCGGGCAGTCTCTACGTGGCCAGGGTCGGTGAGCATGCCGACGGTCACCTGTACGCGGGGGCTGCCCGAGATATGGGTGCTGTCGCGATGTTGGGCACCCGGGCGGTCGATGAGCTACCCACCATCGTGGTGCCGGACGTGCAGGAGGCCTTCGCGACGCTGGCCCACCATGTTGTGGGCGAGGTCCCGGGCCTGAACATCATCGGCATCACCGGCAGTTCCGGCAAGACCTCGACCAAGGACATGCTGGGTCAGGTTCTGGCTGCTGACGGCCCCACAGTCGCTCCGGAAGGATCCTTCAACTCCGAGGTGGGTGTTCCACTGACTGCGTGTCGGGTGGACCTGAGCACCAGGCATCTCGTGGTCGAGATGGGCGCTTCGGGCGTTGGCCATATTGCCTACCTCACGCGGATCACCCCTCCCCGAATCGGCATTGTGCTGAACGTCGGTCATGCACATGTCGGTGCCTTCGGATCGGTGGAGGCCATTGCAGACACCAAGGCCGCTCTCGTGCAGGCACTGCCGGCCGACGGCGTCGCGGTGCTCAACCACGATGACGCGCTGGTCTCCGCGATGGCGCAACGCACGCGAGCGCGTGTCGTCACCGTCGGGTGCGGCGAGGGCGCGGACTACCGGGCCGTCGACATCGAGCTCGATGACGTCGGTCGGGCCACCTTCACGGTGGTGACCGCTTCGACCAGCAGCACGGTCTCGCTACCCGTACACGGCGTGCATCAGGTGGGTAACGCGCTCGCTGTACTGGCTGCTGCCGTCGAATCGGGGGTCGGGCTGCCCGATGCGATCCGGTCCCTCGGCCAGGCTCGCGCAATCGCACGGTGGCGGATGGAGGTGCGCCTACTGGCCGGTGGGATCACGTCGATCAACGACGCCTACAACGCCAACCCGGAGTCGATGGCGGCAGCCCTGGTCGCACTGGCCCAGATGGGCGGGCCCGACCGGAGCCGCCGCACGGTGGCAGTTCTCGGCGCGATGCGTGAACTGGGCAGTGCCGGTGACGCGGCGCATCGCGGGGTAGGTATGCGCGCGGGCGTCGAGGGAGTCGATCTGGTGATCGCCGTCGGCACCGAAGCCGCGCCGATAGCCGACGGAGCCGAAAAATCGGGGGTGTCGACCTTGCGGGTCGGCGATGTGGATGAGGCATTTGAGTTGCTGACTCAACAGTTACGAGACGGTGACGTCGTACTGTTCAAGTCGAGTCGGGACTCGGGGTTGCGTTACCTTGGCGACCGGATAGTCGAACACTTCAAGGTGGAGGGTGCTACGTGA
- the mraY gene encoding phospho-N-acetylmuramoyl-pentapeptide-transferase, with product MKVVLIGAMIALAVGLFGTRLFIKFLVRRGYGQFIRDDGPTSHHTKRGTPTMGGAVIIAGTVSGYFIAHLVLWTSPTVSGCLVLFLMVGLGLVGFADDWIKISHQRSLGLRSVQKLVLQVLISTIFAVLATQFADKGGRTPGSFRISFVRDTWVNLAFGGTALGIVLFVVWANVIVAGTSNGANLTDGLDGLATGVSAMIFGGYVLISVWQYNQNCEFTPSNKCYQVRDPLDLAVVAACAMAACFGFLWWNATPAKIFMGDTGSLALGGAVAGLAIVTRTELLVVILAGLFVLETMSVILQVGSFKLRRKRIFRMAPLHHHFEMLGWDQVTVVIRFWIIAGLFLATGLGLFYAEWVVT from the coding sequence GTGAAGGTCGTCCTGATCGGCGCGATGATCGCGCTGGCGGTGGGCTTGTTCGGCACCCGACTCTTCATCAAGTTCCTGGTCCGTCGGGGCTACGGGCAGTTCATCCGCGACGACGGACCGACCAGCCACCACACCAAGCGCGGCACCCCCACGATGGGTGGGGCGGTCATCATCGCGGGCACTGTAAGCGGCTATTTCATCGCGCATCTGGTGCTCTGGACCTCGCCGACGGTGTCGGGGTGCCTGGTGCTGTTCCTGATGGTCGGTCTGGGGCTGGTCGGATTCGCGGACGACTGGATCAAGATTTCCCATCAGCGTTCGCTCGGCCTGCGGTCGGTTCAGAAGCTGGTGCTGCAGGTCCTCATATCAACGATCTTCGCGGTCCTCGCGACCCAGTTCGCGGACAAGGGTGGTCGTACCCCGGGCAGCTTCCGGATCTCCTTCGTCCGTGACACCTGGGTCAACCTGGCCTTCGGCGGCACGGCACTCGGGATCGTGTTGTTCGTGGTGTGGGCCAACGTGATCGTCGCCGGTACCTCCAACGGCGCAAATCTGACCGATGGTCTGGACGGGTTGGCGACCGGGGTCAGCGCGATGATCTTCGGCGGCTATGTGCTGATCAGCGTGTGGCAGTACAACCAGAACTGCGAATTCACCCCCAGCAACAAGTGTTACCAGGTCCGCGATCCGCTGGATCTCGCGGTGGTTGCCGCGTGCGCGATGGCGGCGTGTTTCGGATTCCTGTGGTGGAACGCGACACCGGCGAAGATCTTCATGGGTGACACCGGATCGCTGGCCCTGGGGGGTGCGGTGGCCGGTCTGGCGATCGTTACCCGCACCGAGCTGCTGGTGGTGATCCTCGCCGGTCTCTTCGTGCTCGAGACGATGTCGGTGATCCTGCAGGTCGGCTCGTTCAAACTCCGTCGCAAGCGGATTTTCCGGATGGCGCCACTGCATCACCATTTTGAGATGCTCGGCTGGGACCAGGTGACCGTGGTGATCAGGTTCTGGATCATCGCCGGCCTGTTCCTCGCTACCGGACTCGGCCTGTTCTACGCCGAGTGGGTCGTCACCTGA
- the murD gene encoding UDP-N-acetylmuramoyl-L-alanine--D-glutamate ligase: MADRLDRSLQLAHLDHGGAEWADLRVVVLGLGVSGFAAADALLQRGAGVTVLSGPPTEGEQEQATVLEILGAQVRFGAEHQQRPPERTELVIVSPGINPRHPFVTAAALADIPVWGEVELAWRMRPSEGAAPWLTITGTNGKTTTVTMLEQMLRAAGKRAIAAGNVGTALIEAVLHPQPFDVIAVELSSFQLHWSSSVSPYSSCLLNIAPDHLDWHGSYAAYRAAKASVYERTQHACIYNNDDDITRVLLEEADVVEGARAIGFTLGVPGPSMLGLVDGVLADRAFVPDRRYAAQICTVQDLTRSLGSTPSGHYIADALAAAALALSFEVPPACVRDALLAYTPEPHRGQVVATTGGVTWVDDSKATNPGAAAAALSAVEDVVWIAGGQLKGADVEDLVRGAAHRLRGAVLLGVDRAMIATALARHAPDVPVVQIDSVHTDAMDLAVRHAASLARPGDVVLLAPAAASKDMFTGYPQRGELFARAARALGGEQS, from the coding sequence ATGGCCGACCGGCTCGACCGGTCCCTCCAACTTGCCCACCTCGATCACGGTGGCGCCGAATGGGCCGATCTGCGGGTCGTGGTCCTCGGCCTCGGGGTGAGCGGCTTCGCGGCTGCGGACGCGCTGCTGCAGCGGGGAGCCGGCGTCACCGTCCTGTCCGGACCGCCCACCGAGGGTGAGCAGGAGCAGGCCACCGTGCTGGAGATCCTCGGGGCCCAGGTGCGGTTCGGGGCGGAGCATCAGCAACGACCGCCGGAGCGCACCGAACTGGTCATCGTCTCGCCCGGCATCAACCCGCGACACCCGTTCGTCACGGCGGCAGCTTTGGCGGATATCCCGGTATGGGGCGAGGTCGAGTTGGCGTGGCGGATGCGCCCGTCCGAAGGCGCCGCCCCCTGGTTGACGATCACGGGAACGAATGGCAAAACGACCACCGTCACGATGCTGGAGCAGATGCTGCGGGCTGCCGGCAAGAGGGCCATTGCAGCCGGCAACGTCGGTACTGCCCTGATCGAGGCCGTCCTGCATCCGCAGCCCTTCGATGTCATCGCGGTGGAGCTGTCCAGCTTCCAGCTGCACTGGTCCAGCAGCGTGTCGCCGTATTCCAGCTGTCTGCTGAACATCGCCCCGGATCATCTGGACTGGCACGGGTCCTACGCGGCCTACCGCGCAGCGAAGGCCTCCGTCTACGAACGCACGCAGCACGCCTGTATCTACAACAACGACGACGACATCACCCGGGTCCTGCTGGAGGAAGCCGACGTCGTCGAAGGTGCCCGCGCGATCGGATTCACCCTGGGAGTGCCGGGACCATCGATGCTCGGTCTGGTGGACGGAGTACTCGCCGATCGCGCCTTCGTACCGGATCGTCGGTACGCCGCGCAGATCTGCACTGTGCAGGATCTGACCCGCAGTCTCGGGTCGACGCCGTCGGGGCACTACATCGCCGATGCTCTCGCAGCGGCTGCGCTGGCGCTCAGTTTCGAGGTTCCACCGGCGTGCGTGCGCGACGCGCTCCTGGCGTACACGCCCGAGCCGCATCGGGGTCAGGTGGTTGCCACCACTGGGGGAGTGACCTGGGTCGACGACTCGAAGGCGACGAATCCTGGCGCCGCGGCCGCGGCGCTCAGCGCTGTCGAGGACGTTGTCTGGATCGCAGGCGGGCAGCTGAAAGGGGCCGACGTCGAAGACCTGGTCCGTGGCGCAGCGCATCGGCTGCGCGGTGCCGTCCTGCTCGGAGTCGACCGCGCCATGATTGCGACAGCGCTGGCGCGACACGCACCGGATGTCCCCGTGGTGCAGATCGACAGCGTCCACACTGACGCCATGGATCTTGCTGTGCGGCACGCTGCGTCACTTGCCCGCCCTGGGGACGTTGTCCTGCTGGCTCCGGCGGCCGCCTCCAAGGACATGTTCACCGGGTATCCGCAGCGCGGCGAACTGTTCGCACGAGCAGCACGCGCGCTGGGCGGGGAGCAGTCGTGA
- the ftsW gene encoding putative lipid II flippase FtsW, translated as MTAGNIAGLAPARGYLQQVKERVNSPVGPYYLILGSGGLLLVFGLTMVLSASSVTSYASPTHSSYTIFKNQAMYAGLGLIVAFAASRVSVQTWKFLAYPFFLIAAFLQLLVFTPLGLTVNGNTNWIGAAGFTLQPSEVGKIAVVLLVATVLAARRKVLANTRLLLMPLAPLLMLLIGAVLAGHDLGTTVVLATIAGTMFFVAGVRLRLFAIAGVAAATAVLGFALTSQNRTGRIDAWLGTCVNAHTPGCWQKVHGMYAMADGGWWGVGLGASREKWFWLPEAHNDFIFAIIGEELGIPGTLTIVGLYVVLAYACYRLIVSSQDMFVRVATAGIMVWIVFQAMVNIGSVTGLLPIIGVPLPLVSSGGSALVTTLFALGMLVSFARAQPDCKAALATRPSLARKASAVLAGSRTH; from the coding sequence GTGACCGCAGGCAACATCGCCGGGCTGGCACCTGCGCGCGGTTACCTGCAACAGGTCAAGGAGCGGGTCAATTCACCGGTCGGGCCCTACTACCTGATCCTCGGATCGGGTGGGTTACTGCTTGTTTTCGGGCTCACCATGGTGCTGTCCGCGTCCAGCGTGACCTCCTACGCATCGCCCACCCACTCCTCCTACACCATCTTCAAGAACCAGGCGATGTACGCGGGTCTGGGCCTGATCGTGGCATTCGCCGCGAGTCGGGTCTCGGTACAGACCTGGAAGTTCCTCGCTTATCCGTTCTTCCTCATAGCCGCGTTCCTGCAACTGCTGGTCTTCACCCCGCTGGGTCTGACGGTCAATGGCAATACCAACTGGATCGGTGCCGCCGGGTTCACCCTGCAGCCCTCCGAGGTGGGCAAGATCGCCGTGGTTCTGCTGGTGGCGACCGTCCTGGCAGCCCGGCGCAAAGTACTGGCGAACACCCGCCTGCTGCTGATGCCGTTGGCTCCGCTCCTGATGCTGCTGATCGGTGCCGTGCTCGCGGGTCACGACCTGGGCACCACGGTCGTGCTGGCCACCATCGCGGGCACGATGTTCTTCGTCGCGGGGGTGCGGTTGCGACTGTTCGCCATAGCCGGCGTCGCGGCAGCCACCGCAGTTCTCGGATTCGCCCTGACCAGCCAGAACCGCACCGGCCGCATCGACGCGTGGCTGGGTACCTGTGTCAACGCACACACCCCCGGTTGCTGGCAGAAGGTTCACGGGATGTACGCCATGGCCGACGGCGGTTGGTGGGGCGTGGGGCTGGGTGCAAGCAGGGAGAAGTGGTTCTGGCTGCCCGAGGCGCACAACGACTTCATCTTCGCGATCATCGGCGAGGAGCTGGGTATCCCCGGCACCCTGACGATCGTGGGCCTGTACGTCGTCCTGGCCTACGCCTGTTACCGCCTGATCGTGTCCAGTCAGGACATGTTCGTACGCGTCGCCACGGCGGGAATCATGGTGTGGATCGTTTTCCAGGCCATGGTCAACATCGGTTCGGTGACCGGTCTGCTGCCGATCATCGGCGTCCCGCTGCCACTGGTCTCCTCCGGTGGTTCAGCGTTGGTGACGACGTTGTTCGCACTCGGTATGTTGGTGTCTTTCGCGCGCGCCCAGCCGGACTGCAAGGCAGCTCTGGCGACCCGGCCCAGCCTCGCCCGCAAAGCATCTGCGGTGCTGGCCGGTTCGCGCACCCACTGA
- the murG gene encoding undecaprenyldiphospho-muramoylpentapeptide beta-N-acetylglucosaminyltransferase, whose translation MDQSERMLDSVLLAGGGTAGHVSPLLATAEELRARHPDLRITVLGSQGGIEERLVPAAGLDLRVIPKVAFPRRPNGAAVRFPAALRGAVALAAAVLDEVDAQVVVGFGGFVSPPAFFAAKRRGVPIVVHEQNARPGLANRAGARLTRYVATTFSSSELAHAQAIGMPLRSQISGLDRTVGRDEARQFFGLLPGLTTILVTGGSLGAARLNDTFARRSRELSAAGVQVLHVTGRGKEIDLPAQQPGGAPYISVPYVDRMDLAYTAADLVVTRSGAGMVCELATVGLPAVFVPLPIGNGEQRLNAAEMVAAGGAQLVPDEYFTPEWVDAHLIPLALNPAALDDMAQAARSTGHSGAAAALVTMIERAAVGA comes from the coding sequence ATGGATCAGTCCGAACGCATGCTCGACAGCGTGCTTCTCGCCGGTGGTGGGACTGCTGGGCATGTATCGCCCCTGCTGGCCACGGCCGAGGAACTACGCGCCCGGCACCCGGATCTGCGGATCACGGTGCTCGGTAGCCAGGGCGGGATCGAGGAGCGACTCGTCCCCGCGGCAGGCCTGGATCTGCGGGTAATTCCGAAGGTGGCATTTCCGCGGCGTCCGAACGGCGCGGCGGTTCGTTTCCCCGCAGCGTTACGGGGCGCAGTTGCCCTTGCCGCGGCCGTGCTCGATGAAGTCGATGCGCAGGTCGTGGTCGGTTTCGGCGGATTCGTGAGTCCGCCCGCATTCTTTGCGGCCAAGCGACGTGGGGTCCCGATCGTTGTGCACGAACAGAACGCCCGGCCAGGTCTGGCAAACCGTGCCGGCGCCCGGCTGACGCGGTACGTGGCCACGACCTTCAGCTCCAGCGAGCTGGCGCATGCACAGGCGATCGGGATGCCGCTGCGCTCGCAGATCTCGGGGCTGGACCGCACAGTGGGACGCGATGAGGCCCGCCAGTTCTTCGGGCTGTTGCCCGGACTGACCACCATTCTGGTGACCGGTGGGTCGTTGGGCGCGGCGCGACTGAACGACACCTTTGCCAGGCGCAGCCGCGAGCTCAGCGCGGCCGGTGTCCAGGTACTGCACGTGACCGGTCGGGGCAAGGAGATCGACCTCCCCGCCCAGCAGCCCGGCGGTGCTCCCTACATCTCGGTGCCGTACGTGGATCGGATGGATCTGGCCTACACGGCCGCCGATCTGGTGGTGACCAGGTCCGGTGCCGGCATGGTGTGCGAGCTGGCCACTGTCGGCCTACCGGCGGTTTTCGTGCCACTTCCGATCGGTAACGGGGAGCAACGCCTCAACGCCGCTGAGATGGTTGCGGCGGGCGGGGCGCAGCTCGTACCGGATGAATACTTCACGCCGGAGTGGGTCGATGCCCATTTGATCCCGTTGGCTCTCAACCCGGCCGCACTGGACGACATGGCGCAGGCAGCGCGTAGTACCGGCCACAGCGGCGCGGCCGCCGCTCTGGTGACGATGATCGAGCGCGCAGCGGTCGGGGCCTGA
- the murC gene encoding UDP-N-acetylmuramate--L-alanine ligase, producing MGNGINERFDFTLVLPRLQDIRAVHLIAVGGSGMSGVAALFLASGVRVSGSDRAEGPALARLRDAGAHIMVGQQAANVANLDAATVIVVSSAIAESNPELIAARDRGMVVLHRSQALAVLSRSAEVLAVAGANGKTTTSAMAVVALRDAGARPSFAIGADIAGIGSNSAIGTGSSFVIEADESDGSFVVYRPDIAIVTNVRDDHLDFYGDSARLHAAYDDFVSSIGPDGLLVACADDDGSARLAQRHSGATRVLTYGRSRDSDLVLGDTRRGETSWAAPLRFPCGQQSELTLEVAGEHNLLNAAGVALALSEGLGLAPEHVVHGLSRFRGTARRFEYRGTAAGVRVVDDYAHNPDKLAAVIRTGLALRGQGRLIVLFQPHLYSRTVAFAAQFSAALRLADLVFVMDVFAAREDPLPGVSGELLSRPVPGAQFVPTAAAAVEAVVLAARDGDLVLTVGAGDVTKLGPLILNGLG from the coding sequence GTGGGCAACGGCATCAACGAGCGTTTCGACTTCACCCTCGTTCTGCCGCGGCTGCAGGACATTCGCGCGGTGCACCTCATCGCGGTCGGCGGGTCCGGGATGTCCGGTGTTGCTGCCTTGTTCCTGGCGAGCGGCGTCCGGGTCAGCGGCTCCGACCGGGCAGAGGGTCCGGCACTTGCGAGGCTGCGCGACGCCGGTGCCCACATCATGGTGGGACAGCAGGCGGCCAACGTCGCAAATCTCGACGCAGCCACCGTGATCGTCGTGTCGAGCGCGATCGCAGAGAGTAATCCGGAGCTGATCGCGGCACGGGACCGCGGCATGGTTGTGCTGCACCGCTCACAGGCGCTCGCGGTGCTGAGTCGCAGTGCTGAGGTCCTTGCCGTCGCCGGTGCCAACGGCAAGACCACGACCAGTGCAATGGCGGTTGTTGCGCTGCGCGACGCAGGTGCCCGACCCTCGTTCGCCATCGGGGCCGACATCGCCGGCATCGGGAGCAACTCCGCGATCGGTACTGGCTCCTCGTTCGTCATCGAAGCCGACGAGAGCGATGGTTCGTTCGTCGTCTACCGGCCTGACATCGCGATCGTGACCAACGTGCGCGATGACCACCTCGATTTCTACGGCGACAGCGCCCGGCTGCACGCTGCCTACGACGACTTCGTCTCATCCATCGGCCCCGATGGCTTGCTGGTGGCGTGTGCGGACGACGACGGCAGTGCTCGACTCGCGCAGCGCCACAGTGGGGCGACCAGGGTCCTCACCTACGGGCGGTCCCGCGACAGCGACCTCGTGCTCGGTGACACCCGGCGCGGTGAGACGTCGTGGGCGGCCCCGCTGAGGTTCCCCTGCGGCCAGCAGTCGGAGCTGACGCTGGAGGTGGCCGGCGAGCACAACCTGCTCAATGCGGCCGGGGTCGCGCTCGCCCTGAGCGAGGGCCTCGGTCTGGCACCGGAGCACGTCGTGCACGGGCTGAGTCGTTTCCGCGGGACAGCGCGCCGGTTCGAATACCGGGGGACTGCTGCCGGAGTGCGGGTCGTCGATGACTATGCCCACAATCCCGACAAGTTGGCGGCTGTCATCCGCACCGGTCTCGCGTTGCGTGGCCAGGGCAGATTGATCGTGCTCTTCCAGCCGCATCTGTATTCACGCACGGTGGCGTTTGCTGCGCAGTTTTCCGCGGCCCTTCGGTTGGCCGATCTGGTGTTCGTCATGGATGTGTTTGCGGCGCGGGAGGATCCGCTGCCAGGGGTGAGCGGTGAACTGTTGTCCCGACCGGTGCCCGGCGCGCAGTTCGTGCCCACTGCGGCAGCCGCGGTCGAGGCGGTCGTCCTGGCTGCGCGCGACGGCGACCTGGTCCTGACCGTCGGTGCCGGCGATGTCACCAAGCTCGGCCCACTCATCCTGAATGGACTGGGGTAA
- the ftsZ gene encoding cell division protein FtsZ, whose amino-acid sequence MPTPQNYLAVIKVVGIGGGGVNAINRMIEGGLKGVEFIAINTDAQALLMCDADVKLEVGRELTRGLGAGADPAVGKKAAEDHSDDIEEVLKGADMVFVTAGEGGGTGTGGAPVVAKIAKGLGALTIGVVTRPFTFEGRRRAGQADLGINALREEVDTLIVIPNDRLLSISDRNVSMLEAFHTADQVLLSGVQGITDLITTPGLINLDFADVKSVMQGAGSALMGIGSARGEDRAVQAAEYAISSPLLEASIDGAQGVLLSIQGGSDLGLFEINEAAKLVQEAAHPEANIIFGAVIDDALGDEVRVTVIAAGFDSATPQRRADDRGIGQIQGGPTARQQNSPSAGASPVGQSAGHQGGHPGQAPGNAAQQNPARQDSGNPSAQGAPAGQRVGDGGPSQQGQQGQQGASQGSAARPPRQVPVEPPEDLDVPDFLK is encoded by the coding sequence GTGCCCACTCCTCAGAACTACCTGGCTGTCATCAAGGTCGTCGGCATCGGTGGTGGCGGTGTCAATGCAATCAACCGGATGATCGAAGGCGGCCTCAAGGGCGTTGAGTTCATCGCCATCAACACAGACGCCCAGGCGTTGTTGATGTGTGACGCCGACGTCAAACTGGAGGTCGGGCGCGAGTTGACCAGGGGTCTCGGCGCAGGCGCCGACCCGGCAGTCGGCAAGAAGGCGGCCGAGGACCATTCCGATGACATCGAAGAAGTCCTGAAGGGCGCAGACATGGTCTTCGTCACCGCAGGCGAGGGCGGCGGCACAGGGACCGGAGGCGCGCCCGTCGTGGCCAAGATCGCCAAGGGTCTCGGCGCGCTGACGATCGGTGTCGTCACCCGACCGTTCACCTTCGAAGGTCGGCGCCGTGCCGGTCAGGCCGACCTGGGGATCAACGCCCTGCGCGAAGAGGTCGACACGCTCATTGTGATTCCGAACGACCGGCTCCTGTCGATCAGCGACCGCAACGTCTCGATGCTGGAGGCTTTCCACACGGCCGACCAGGTCCTGCTGTCCGGTGTGCAGGGCATCACCGACCTGATCACGACCCCCGGCTTGATCAACCTGGACTTTGCCGACGTGAAGTCCGTCATGCAGGGCGCCGGCTCGGCGTTGATGGGGATCGGTTCGGCCCGCGGCGAGGACCGCGCGGTGCAGGCTGCCGAATACGCCATCTCATCTCCGTTGCTGGAGGCGAGCATCGACGGCGCCCAGGGAGTGCTGCTGTCCATTCAGGGTGGCAGTGACCTCGGGCTGTTCGAGATCAACGAGGCCGCCAAGCTCGTCCAGGAGGCTGCCCACCCCGAAGCCAACATCATCTTCGGTGCGGTCATCGACGACGCCCTCGGCGACGAGGTACGGGTCACCGTCATCGCGGCCGGTTTCGATAGCGCGACGCCGCAGCGGCGGGCCGACGATCGCGGGATCGGACAGATCCAGGGTGGTCCCACGGCTCGGCAGCAGAACTCGCCCAGTGCGGGTGCATCCCCCGTCGGACAATCTGCGGGCCACCAGGGTGGTCACCCGGGCCAGGCACCGGGCAACGCGGCACAGCAGAACCCCGCACGTCAGGATTCCGGGAACCCGTCAGCTCAGGGAGCACCGGCGGGCCAACGGGTCGGTGACGGTGGGCCTTCGCAGCAGGGCCAGCAGGGCCAGCAGGGCGCATCGCAGGGCTCTGCAGCCCGCCCTCCGCGTCAGGTGCCGGTGGAACCCCCGGAAGATCTCGACGTACCCGATTTCCTCAAGTGA
- a CDS encoding polyphenol oxidase family protein, with protein MFWWRDEVHGAPDSRGRTGGSGLVIDVGFTDRVGGQSSGALDSLNLGLGVGDDPEVVGRNRAGVAASIGVAPQNLVFSQQVHGAQVRTVRAATPTTAGEVPRCDAQVTDVPGLALGVLVADCTPVIVVDVEAGIVATAHAGRPGMTLGVVDAMLDRVVEMGSKRQQAFVGPSVCPRCYEVPWQMREDAAQRDPVARSVSWTGTPAIDVAAAVVAQLRHRDVEVTWIGGCTRESERLFSHRRDPAAGRCAGVVAIRAPDHGNV; from the coding sequence ATGTTCTGGTGGCGTGACGAAGTGCATGGCGCACCTGACTCCCGTGGCCGGACTGGTGGGAGCGGTCTGGTCATCGACGTCGGTTTCACCGACCGGGTCGGCGGGCAGAGCAGTGGCGCACTGGATTCCTTGAATCTGGGTCTCGGGGTCGGCGATGACCCGGAGGTGGTGGGGCGCAACAGGGCCGGCGTCGCAGCATCGATCGGAGTTGCGCCGCAGAACCTGGTGTTCAGCCAACAGGTGCACGGAGCACAGGTGCGCACCGTGCGGGCCGCAACGCCGACGACCGCCGGGGAGGTCCCGCGCTGTGACGCGCAGGTGACCGACGTACCCGGGTTGGCACTCGGAGTGCTCGTCGCCGACTGCACACCGGTCATTGTGGTGGACGTCGAAGCCGGCATTGTGGCCACTGCTCATGCCGGGCGGCCCGGGATGACTCTGGGGGTTGTCGACGCAATGCTCGACCGGGTGGTCGAGATGGGCTCGAAGCGGCAGCAGGCCTTTGTCGGCCCCTCTGTGTGTCCCAGGTGCTACGAGGTTCCGTGGCAGATGCGTGAGGATGCTGCACAGCGCGACCCGGTAGCGCGGTCAGTCAGTTGGACCGGTACCCCGGCGATCGATGTCGCGGCTGCCGTTGTGGCCCAACTACGTCACCGGGACGTCGAAGTGACCTGGATAGGCGGGTGTACGCGCGAATCCGAGCGGTTGTTCTCCCACCGTCGTGACCCCGCCGCCGGCCGGTGCGCCGGGGTGGTCGCCATCAGGGCGCCGGACCACGGCAATGTCTGA
- a CDS encoding YggS family pyridoxal phosphate-dependent enzyme — MSEAREEELAKNLEGVRERIRIACLAAGRAEADITLIVVTKFHPLEDVRRLIGLGVRHIGENRDQEAAAKVADLDAQERRALTVHFVGQLQSNKAGHVAGYADCVQSVDRSKIAEALDRGAERAGRVVDVFIQVDLAGTDAGRGGLQLADVPRLAAEIAVLPALRLRGLMAVAPLGSDADEAFTHLQQGGAQLQLEHPDATSISAGMSGDLEQAIAHGATHLRVGSAILGSRPPQR; from the coding sequence ATGTCTGAGGCACGCGAGGAAGAACTCGCGAAAAATCTGGAGGGCGTCCGTGAACGCATCAGGATTGCGTGTCTCGCGGCGGGACGCGCAGAGGCTGACATCACGCTGATCGTGGTGACGAAATTTCATCCGCTGGAGGATGTGCGCCGGCTGATCGGACTGGGCGTGCGTCACATCGGTGAGAACCGTGATCAGGAGGCGGCGGCAAAGGTCGCCGACCTCGACGCCCAGGAACGGCGAGCCCTCACTGTCCACTTCGTGGGCCAGCTGCAGTCGAACAAGGCGGGTCACGTGGCCGGGTACGCCGACTGTGTGCAGTCAGTGGACAGGTCCAAGATCGCCGAGGCGCTCGACCGGGGCGCCGAGCGGGCCGGCAGGGTGGTCGACGTGTTCATCCAGGTCGACCTGGCAGGTACTGATGCCGGTCGGGGAGGCCTGCAGCTGGCCGATGTCCCCCGGCTCGCCGCCGAGATCGCGGTCTTGCCCGCACTACGACTACGCGGACTGATGGCAGTCGCCCCGTTGGGAAGTGATGCAGACGAGGCGTTCACCCACCTCCAGCAGGGTGGTGCCCAGTTGCAGTTGGAACATCCCGACGCGACCTCGATATCGGCGGGAATGAGCGGCGACCTCGAACAGGCAATCGCCCATGGAGCAACACACCTGCGTGTCGGCAGCGCAATCCTGGGTTCGCGGCCCCCGCAGCGGTAG